The Fontisubflavum oceani genomic interval GCATTCGCCCGGATAGACTTCCACGGTCACCCCGGCGAGCGCGATGACACTGCCGAAATGCTTCTCGATATTCTTCATCTCGACGATGGGGGCATGTTCGGGATTCATATCAACGCTCCCCCGTGATGATGCGGCGAATATAGGTGTTCAGGATCACCGCGAAGAGCAGGATGACGCCCAGGAAGACCCGGAAAAGCGAGCTTTCGACACCCGCGAAGAAGAGGCCTTGCTGCACGACCCCGAAGATCAGCGCGCCAAGCGCGGCGCCCACGACCGATCCATATCCCCCGGTCAGAAGCGCGCCACCAATGACCACCGCGATGATCGCCTCGAACTCTTTCAGCACGCCTCGGTCGGCGCCCGCAGAGCCAAACTCCATCACCTGACAGGTGGCGAAGACAGCCGCGCAGAACGCGGTGAACATAAACATCTGAATTTTCACCCGGTTCACGGGAACGCCGACATAGCGGGCGGCTTGCGCATCGCCACCAGCAGCAAAGACCCAGTTGCCAAACCGTGTGCGGGTCATCACGAAATGCCCGAAAATCACCAGGCCGATGGCCCAGACAATCAACATCGGCAGGCCATCGATCACAGGCTCGCCTGCCCGGTTGCCGCGCTCAAATGTGTCGATGAGGCCGATATCGGCCAGCCAGACGAAGATTGGCCCACCGATCTCGCCCCCAAAGAGCGACGCCAGCCAGTCACCTTCAGCTGCGTCGTCAATGCCGCCGATGATGGTGCGACGTTCGATGGTTTGGGGAAAGAAGATGGTGAAGCCGCGCAGGATGAAGAGCGCCGCAAGGGTCACGATGAAGCTTGGCAAGCCGGTCTTGATCACGATGTAGCCGTTCAGCGCCCCAATCGAGATGCAGATCGCGAAGGTGATCAAGATCGCCATCCACACAGGCCAACTCAGCGTGACCGAAAAGATCGCGATGGACATGCCGGCAAAACCGATCATCGAGCCGACCGAGAGATCAAACTCGCCCGCGATCATCAGCATACAGGCACCAACCGCGATAATCATGAACTGCGCCGAAACTGTGGACCAGTTCATGATGCCCTGGGCGTTGAACATGCCACTATCGGACGCGAATAGGATGAAGAAGGTGAAGACGGCGATGGTGCCGACGATCCCGCCCAATTCGGGCCGGATCAGCGCCCGGCGAATGCCTGACATTTCCTTAATGCGTTCGTCTTGCGTTGCCGCCTCAGACATATCTCTCCCTCCCAAGAAATCCCGATGGCCGGGAACAAAAAGGGCGCGGCAGCGCCTGACTGGCCGCCGCGCCCGGTCTTAACTAGCGCTCAGCGGAACTCGCCGGCGTATTCTTCGACCAATTCCAGCCCATCAGCGGTGATGAAACCGGGGCCCGAGTTGATGTTATTGCCCGGCAGCACGCCATAGCGGTGGTAGTTGGTCAGAACGACAACCGGCAGATAAGCCTGCAGGAAGGGCTGCTGATCGATGCCCCACTCGATGACGCCATCACGAATGCCTTGAACGATGTTGTCGCCCAGATCGAAGGTGCCGAAATAGATGTCCCCGGCCATACCGTTGGATTCCAGCGCCAGGATGGTCGGGTCGGCCGAGGTCGGCCCGAGGGTCAGGATGGCGTCGGTATCCGGGTTGCTGTTCAGATAGGCCAGGACCCGGTTCTGAATCTCCGACGGGTCGGTGCCGCTGTCGATCATCGAGTCGCCCAGATCGACGCCCAGACCATCGGCAAAGCCCTGGCAACGCTCGGCCACAACCGGGTTCGAGATCACATGGTTCACGCAGAGGAACGAGGTGACGCCGTCACGCGCCGCGCGCTGACCTGCGGCCAGGCCCGCGTCATATTCCGGCTGACCGACATACATCAGCGCGCCGACTTCCGCGGCCTGCTCCGGTGTGCCGGAGTTCATAATGATCACGTCAATGCCCGCATCCACGGCAGCCTGGATCGGCTCGCGCAGCACGTCGAAATCGGCAAGCGTCGTGATGATCCCATCGGGGCCGGAGGCGGTGGCCTGTTCAATGATCCGCGCCATATCGGCGATGTCGCCGCTGGTTGGGTTGCGATACTCAACCTCGACACCCATCTGATCGCCTGCCAGTGCCAGCGCGTTGCGGATCGTATTCCACCAGCTGTCGCTATCGGGGGCGTGGCTGACCAACACATAGCGTTCGCCCTCAGCGGCGGCCTGACCGGCCACCAAGACCGGCGCGGCGGCGACCAAAGCGGTCAGCGCGACGGTTTTCAAAAATGATTTCATGATTTCCTCCCAATTTATCCCGCCGGCGGACACGGGTTTTGCGGTCTCTCTCCGCCTTGGGCAAATCGTAACCACGAATCGAGTCAATTTGCAACCGGTTGCAAAAATCTTTGACCTAAGCCATGTTGATTTTGCGGGTTTCGCCTGAAATGAGGCGCGGAACCGCATTGCAAACGGATCGCGATCAAGGATGGCTGTCACCCTCAAAGATGTTGCTGAACGCGCCGGTGTGTCCCGCTCTGCGGTCTCGCGTACCTTTACCGAAGGGGCGTCCGTCTCGGAGAAGACGCGCCGGAAGGTGGAAAAGGCCGCTGACGAGTTGGGCTACAGCCCCAATGCGCTCGCCTCCAGTTTGACGACCGGGCGGACCAAGCTGATCGGGCTGGTCTCCAACAACTTCCACAACCCGATCTTCCTAGAGGTTTTTGATCTCTTCACGCGGGGGTTGCAAGAGCGGGGTTTGAGGCCGCTCTTGGTCAATCTGAGTGATGAGATCGACCCGGCCAATTCGGTCCGGATGCTGCGGCAGTATTCTGTAGACGGGGTGATCGTGGCGTCCTCGACGCTACCGCCCAGCTTTTCCAAGGCGTTCCGCGACGCTGGCGTGCCGGTGGTGCATTCCTTTGGCCGCCGGTCGAGCACGCCAGAGGTGCATGTGGTGGGCATCGACAACCAGGAATGCGGGCGGATGGCGGGGCGAACCTTAATCGATCGCGGCTATACCCGCGTGGCGTTTCTGGGCGGGCCTGAGCGCGCCACGTCGACGCAAGATCGGTTTGCCGGGTTCATGGATGTGATGCGCGCGAATCCCGAAATTGAGGTGAGCCACAGTTTCGCGTCGGACTATTCCTTCGATGCGGGCCGTGTGGAGATGACGAAACAGCTGATGACTGACCCGGCGCAGGCCTATTTCTGCGGCGATGATGTTTTGTCGATTGGGGCGTTGAGCGCCGTTGAGGATGCTGGCCTGTCGGTTCCGGGCGATGTCGGGCTGATCGGATTGAACGATATGGAGATGGCGCGGTGGGAGAATATCGATCTCACCACCATCCGGCAGCCGATCCCCGAGATCATCAATTCCTCGATTGATCTGGTGGTGGCGACCGTGGACAGGCCCGATCGCACACCGGAGGCGCGGCTCTTTCCCTGCGAGATCGTTGAGCGCGGGACGCTACGGCCCCTGACCTGACGGCTTTGCTACCGAAACATGGGCGGGCGCGCATCGACCCATGCACCCTCTGCCTTGCCGCTTTCGGCCACGGCAAAGACCGCGGCCATGGAGCGCAATCCGTCGGCGGCGCGCGGATAGAGGTC includes:
- a CDS encoding sugar ABC transporter substrate-binding protein; amino-acid sequence: MKSFLKTVALTALVAAAPVLVAGQAAAEGERYVLVSHAPDSDSWWNTIRNALALAGDQMGVEVEYRNPTSGDIADMARIIEQATASGPDGIITTLADFDVLREPIQAAVDAGIDVIIMNSGTPEQAAEVGALMYVGQPEYDAGLAAGQRAARDGVTSFLCVNHVISNPVVAERCQGFADGLGVDLGDSMIDSGTDPSEIQNRVLAYLNSNPDTDAILTLGPTSADPTILALESNGMAGDIYFGTFDLGDNIVQGIRDGVIEWGIDQQPFLQAYLPVVVLTNYHRYGVLPGNNINSGPGFITADGLELVEEYAGEFR
- a CDS encoding ABC transporter permease — its product is MSEAATQDERIKEMSGIRRALIRPELGGIVGTIAVFTFFILFASDSGMFNAQGIMNWSTVSAQFMIIAVGACMLMIAGEFDLSVGSMIGFAGMSIAIFSVTLSWPVWMAILITFAICISIGALNGYIVIKTGLPSFIVTLAALFILRGFTIFFPQTIERRTIIGGIDDAAEGDWLASLFGGEIGGPIFVWLADIGLIDTFERGNRAGEPVIDGLPMLIVWAIGLVIFGHFVMTRTRFGNWVFAAGGDAQAARYVGVPVNRVKIQMFMFTAFCAAVFATCQVMEFGSAGADRGVLKEFEAIIAVVIGGALLTGGYGSVVGAALGALIFGVVQQGLFFAGVESSLFRVFLGVILLFAVILNTYIRRIITGER
- a CDS encoding LacI family DNA-binding transcriptional regulator is translated as MAVTLKDVAERAGVSRSAVSRTFTEGASVSEKTRRKVEKAADELGYSPNALASSLTTGRTKLIGLVSNNFHNPIFLEVFDLFTRGLQERGLRPLLVNLSDEIDPANSVRMLRQYSVDGVIVASSTLPPSFSKAFRDAGVPVVHSFGRRSSTPEVHVVGIDNQECGRMAGRTLIDRGYTRVAFLGGPERATSTQDRFAGFMDVMRANPEIEVSHSFASDYSFDAGRVEMTKQLMTDPAQAYFCGDDVLSIGALSAVEDAGLSVPGDVGLIGLNDMEMARWENIDLTTIRQPIPEIINSSIDLVVATVDRPDRTPEARLFPCEIVERGTLRPLT